The following is a genomic window from Doryrhamphus excisus isolate RoL2022-K1 chromosome 3, RoL_Dexc_1.0, whole genome shotgun sequence.
GCCCCACTTCCAGTGAGGACCACCTGAGCCCCACTTCCAGTGAGGACCACCTGAGACCCACTTCCAGTGAGGACCACCTGAGACCCACTTCCAGTGTGGACCACCTGAGCCCCACTTCCAGTGAGGACCACCTGAGCCCCACTTCCAGTGAGGACCACCTGAGCCAAATCCAGAACCAACTGGAGAACCAAACCAGGCTTGTTGTGGGCGAAGATGAGGGTGAGTTAGAAACAATAACATTGACACGTCCCACTCGCCcccacacacgtgtgtgtgtgtgcagagaaCTTCCAGGACTACGAGGACCACCTGTCGGGGGCTCGCTGCCAACAAGACCTACTGGTGGAAGCGAGTCACGTCATGTGCGGATCTGCCTTCCACCAACATATGGAGCACTTGGGGCCCGATGAGCGCTGCATCCTGGACAACGTGATCCGGTAAGAAGTCCTGATGTGAAGATCAGAGTGTTTTGCACGTTTCTGAGGGGGTCCGCTCGCCCCGCCGCAGGGCGTACAACGACATGACGCTGTGCCTGGAGGCCCTCGCCCACTGGGCCGGCTGCTTCTATCCCAACGCCAACATTCAGGACTTCTTCCTGCTCGTCCACTCCAGCTACTTCCTGCAGTGCTCCGGTGAGGAGCGCCACCTGGAGGATGCGCCGTATTGGCTGTCGGTGGCGCTCACGCTCGGCACCGTGGCCGTCATCCCGGTCCTGGTCTACCTGGTGGGCTGGAGGAGTAAAGTGGATATGCTACGCTAACATTATGCTAAGCTATGTTCATATTCCTACCTCTTTGTCAGGtcctacaaaataaaagtatactcagacaggaagttattcatgttgcttttattttgtgtgacATAAATACCAATCTGTTGAAGTCACATGATCTTAATGCGGGAGGTCCACGCCACGGTCAGTGAAGTCTGTAGGCGGAGCTCTGCCCAAAAAAGGGCGGACTCCTCCAAGTCAGATTTCAGGCCACGGCGCCGTGACCCTCAGACGTCTGAGACGTGGACCTGCTGAATTTTGACCCCGACGCCATGTCCTGCCTGACCTTCCTGTGAAGGAGGACCTTCATGTTTTTGCGGAACTTCTCGCCCACGAAGGCGTAGAGGAGCGGGTTGATGCCACTGTGCAGCAGAGCCAAGCTGTTGCTGAAAACCAGCGCCACGCTAACCGCCTGCCGCGTGCCGCAGTCAAAGAGGATCAGCTTTGCCCTGAGGAGGGTGTCCACCATCAGGGCCAGGTGGTACGGAGTCCAGCACAGCAGGAAGCCCACCACCACGGCCACGATGACTCGCATGGCACGGTGCTTCTGAAAGCCTCGCGTTTGCAGCAATCTGGCGATGGTGATGCCGTAGCAGGCGAGCATGATCACCAGAGGCAGCAGGAAGCCAAAAATATGGCGTAAGGCGCGTGTGGCCGTCCTCCACAAGGGGGGGCTGCCTATGTTGAAGCTCTCTGAGCACACCATCCTGTCCGAGTCCTGGTCCAGCTTGGTGGCGTCGTTGAAGAGCGCCGGCAGAGCCAGGGTGCTCCCTAGCGCCCACACGGCGCCGCACATCAGTCGACTGCACTTCCTCTGCGGGCTCCTGATGGCCTCGTTGGCGCGTACGATGACCAGGTAGCGGTCGACGCTGATGAACGCCAGGAAGAGGATGCTGGTGTAGAAGTTGGCTTCGAAGATCAGGTTGAGCGCTTTGCACATGCCGTCGCCGAAGATCCAGCCGCGGGTCAGCGCCACCGCCCAAAAGGGCACGGTCAACGCCATCAGTCCGTCCGCCACGGTCAAATGGAACAAGTACACGTCGGACGCCGTCAGTGAACGGCGACTGTGCGCAATCACGCACGCCACCAGCAGGTTTCCGGGCACGGCCAGGAGGAAGATGGCGACGAGAAACACACTCAACACGGTGGCTGCAGCGGCGTCCAGAGGCCCGACCTCGCACGGCAGCGTGTTGGGATCCACGACGTACCCCGTGTCGTTGCCGTAGGTGGAGTTAGTCTTGTCGTAATCAAAGGACAAGATGTAGGACATGACTGCCAGGAAGAGAAACGAGGGAAACGAAGAAGAGCAACGAAAAGAGCGCTCGCCACCTCGGACTCAGACAGGATGGACTCTTTTCTAATTTCCTATTACAATACTTCCTGTCCACTGGTAGCGCTTGAGCTTGTTCCCATGGCGACAAGGGAACACACTTCCCCATCAGGTCATAGGTAACGTGGCACGTGAAGAAACAAAACCAgtgtggaaacaggaagtcaaataaagcaacagccaatcagaaatcattgatcacatgacatggtGGGATCACATGGCCAAGACACAAAGACTTTATTGTGAGACTTTATTCGCTCAGGAGAGATATATCTCCATACACGTGGATCTGCTCAGTGGAAGACTTTGTCCCACACCT
Proteins encoded in this region:
- the LOC131126207 gene encoding uncharacterized protein LOC131126207, giving the protein MAPDLLAMVFIISLVDPSCPKRTDQNQKQPTSVQNASTTSWFQTSSVTMRPSEDLRPTSSEDDLSPTSSEDHLSPTSSEDHLRPTSSEDHLRPTSSVDHLSPTSSEDHLSPTSSEDHLSQIQNQLENQTRLVVGEDEENFQDYEDHLSGARCQQDLLVEASHVMCGSAFHQHMEHLGPDERCILDNVIRAYNDMTLCLEALAHWAGCFYPNANIQDFFLLVHSSYFLQCSGEERHLEDAPYWLSVALTLGTVAVIPVLVYLVGWRSKVDMLR
- the LOC131125832 gene encoding C-X-C chemokine receptor type 1-like, translated to MSYILSFDYDKTNSTYGNDTGYVVDPNTLPCEVGPLDAAAATVLSVFLVAIFLLAVPGNLLVACVIAHSRRSLTASDVYLFHLTVADGLMALTVPFWAVALTRGWIFGDGMCKALNLIFEANFYTSILFLAFISVDRYLVIVRANEAIRSPQRKCSRLMCGAVWALGSTLALPALFNDATKLDQDSDRMVCSESFNIGSPPLWRTATRALRHIFGFLLPLVIMLACYGITIARLLQTRGFQKHRAMRVIVAVVVGFLLCWTPYHLALMVDTLLRAKLILFDCGTRQAVSVALVFSNSLALLHSGINPLLYAFVGEKFRKNMKVLLHRKVRQDMASGSKFSRSTSQTSEGHGAVA